The genomic region CGCCGCACCGCCGCACCGCCGCACCGCTCACTCGACCCCAAACATTTCTCTCTTCCCGACGGATGCATGCTTTGCTCGAAGTCAAGATTTCAGGCCATTAGACACGAGCAGGGATGTGCTTCTGCTCATGTAGACCAATGCCTAGTGAGGAGTAGCATTCGGTAGTCGACAGATCCATGTGTCGCCATGCTCATTCGTGCCAGCGTGGTGAGTCCATCGTGGCCACTCATGAGCTTCACGCCAGCACATTGTGCATGTGCCCCGAACCAATGGCTTCAGATGAGTTCATCGAGCTCTGATCGTCCACGTGTCGTCTTTCTTCAGGTTTGCTTAACAATCGTCGTGCGATACCTGACCTGTGATGCAGCGCGGATGATGGGGGGTATGGTCTAGCAGCATTGGACCTTGCCACCAGCAAAGCTTGGTGTTTAGGTAGAGCTTTCAACAGAAGTCCTAATCAATATAGTCTCAGCCATCAAAATCTCATACTGCGCCGTGCCATTGAGTCACAGTCTAGCACCATTGTAACGCGATGAACATACCATGAGAGTCGATGGCTCATCATCGCTAGTCGCCCTTTCCGTGGGATGAGTCAGAGCACGAGCCACCGCTAGGATCTGATAAGCCGAAGTGACGTTCTCTTCAAATAGAGAGAGCTCTTCACAAGCTCAGGCACGAACAACCGCTCACCACTACATTGCCGCCGCAAACAACAAACAGCGCTCTCCAATCTCATCCATATCGCCACATTGGACACTGCAACTCACCTCGACAACACCACACCAACCTCAAACATGGCGGTCCGCGCATCATTCGAAAACTCCAACGAGTACGTCCATCAGCCCCACCATCACGCAAACACCACCACATCCCACACAAACATTCATGCAGACCTCATCGCGCCAGCACTAACAAGGTCTTTCTAGAGTCGGCGTCTTCTCCACCCTAACAAACTCCTACGCCCTCGTCGCCGTCGGCGCCTCGGAAAACTTCTACAGCATCTTCGAAGCCGAGCTCCAAGACGTAATCCCCATAACGCACACCACCATCGCCGGCACGCGAATTGTCGGCCGCCTGACGGCCGGAAACAAACACGGTCTCCTCGTTCCCACCTCTACAACCGACCAGGAACTTCAACACCTGCGAAACAGCATCCCAGATACTGTCAAGATCCAGAGAATCGAGGAGAGGCTGTCAGCGCTGGGGAATGTGATATGTGCAAACGACCACGTCGCGCTCGTGCATCCGGATTTGGAGAGGGAGAGTGAGGAGATCATCGCAGATGTTCTCGGTGTGGAGGTTTTCAGGCAGACTATCGCCGATAACGTCCTGACAGGGTCGTACATGGCGCTCTCTAACCAGGGCGGAATCGTACACCCGAAGACCTCAATCCAGGACCAGGACGAACTTTCGTCTCTGCTACAGGTCCCGCTCGTGGCGGGCAGTGTGAATCGTGGTTCACCAGTGGTGGGAGCGGGCATGGTGGTAAACGATTGGATGGCTGTGACGGGACTGGACACGACTGCGACGGAGTTGAGTGTGGTGGAGAGTGTGTTTAAGTTGGGTGAGGGGATGGCGCCCGGGGCGATCAATACGACGAATAAGGAGACTATGGTGGAGAGTTTCTACTAGATGGCAGGGCAGAGTTGGTAACGACGAAGCACGATTGCGAACATGGAAGCATGTATATGGTTTACATGAGCGTGGCGTTTGGAAGGAAGGGCTGTCAAGGCCTTGGACCGTGTCATACAGTTTTCTGTATCATATCGATGAAGCATGAATGGACGCAATCGCTGACTTCGCTCAACGAAGGTATGAGATGGTAGTCAAAGCTCGTAACAATTCATCAATGTCTACCGCACCTCCCCTAAGAAATTGCCAATGCGATCATCCTCCTCCGAAAGAGACCCCACAAACACCCCATGGGATCAATTCAATTCGCCTCCCTGCAATAAACGCCACCTCCCATACCCGATAACCATCCACACCCATTAGTCGTGCTGGAGACTGGACCCATCTCAAGCGTGCAGAAGCATGGAAAGCTGTCTGGCCACAGCAGAGCCATGCATCCGCGCCATCAACTACCATTGCCAGCCTTCTGATACTTCCCATAATCAAAAACAGAGTCAACTTTAGCATCAGCATCAGCATCATTCTACTCCGCATCCTCAGCATCGGCATCTGCCTTCTCATCCTCAATAGAGACACCAGCCTTCTGCGCTGCCTTCTTCCACTGCTCGGCTTCACCCCAGGCGCGCTGGCATTCAGCTTTGAGTTTGTCGCAGCTGGAAGAGAGCTCGGCAATGGCTTGTTCGGTGAGGAGCTTTTCGAGAGTCCATTTCTCGATGTTCTGGGTTTCGTTCTCCTTCAGCTGGGTGATGAATTGGACTGCGCGAGCGAGGATGCTGCCTTTGTTCTTTTCGCAGCCCGGCACGATTTTAGCGAGCTCGTTGATGCCTTCGTTGATGGTTTCGCGGCGTCTGCGTTCGACTGAGGATTGGTTAGTGTGGTTTCAGGTTGTGGCTTGTGGCGAGGTCATGCTTACCCTCTTTGTGATTGTCTCGTCGCACCTTGTGCCACTCTTCAGTGCCGACTTGAGGCTTGGGCGTGCTTTGATTGCCTGCTGCCCCACCTGGTGACATGTTGCCATTTGGCGCGTTCTGACCGTCCTTGGGTAGGATGTTGTCAAAGTCGCCAAAGCTTGAGGTCCTCTGCGCATTTGGATTATTCGGATCAACGCCAGCACTTCCAGGCCGGTCACCTGGCTCCTGAGTGGGTTGTGTCATGAATGCCGACTCGGTCGATTGTGGAACAGTCATCGTATGGTAAGCCATCGCCGCAGCCGCAGTGTCGCTCGCGCTTGGAATCCCGCCCTCGTGCATCTCTTCGTGTCCTTGTGGATGGTGACCTTGATCGTGCTGAGGATGTTCGTGGCCCTCCATATCGTTGTTGTGATGCGACAGTGCTGCCGCAAAGTTCATGTCGTGGTGGGCTTCCTCCTCGCCTGGCATCTGGTATGGGTTGCCAAAGTCGCTCTCGTGCATGCCAGGGGCAGGGCGTTGGTCAGGCAGGTCATCAGCTCCACGCTTCCTCTTAACAGCGGCAGCCATTGTGGTAGCTGTTCGTTCCTGGTCGGGTCGATGAGGTCTGAGCTTGGTGTGCGTTAACGGGGAGTCGTCTTGTGATATTGCAATGCGCGTCTATGAAGATCTAGAGTGTCTGTCAGTACGCGACCAGTGGCCATCTTCATGCGACACGCTCGTGACATCGGCGTGGTGGGAATTGATCATGCGGTCGAGGCTACAGTGGGCTGCTGATAAGCATCGTAGAGCTGAAGCATCGCAGAGGGCGCGCAGGAGCTGGCATTGAGCAGCGTAACTGTGCCATCCTCCCATCGCCCATCGCGTCGCAATCATCCTCGAGTCGCATCGTCTTGAGCTGTCGCAACCGTCATGGTGGCCTGCTATCAGTCGCATCGTCGCGATAGTCGATCATGGCGATGCGGTCGCAAGCTGGCTCTTTCGTGTTTTTCTCTGCGATGCGCGATGGTGGCGAGCTCGTTCCACTGGGAGATATGAAAGGGACTCAACGTACTCAGACCAACAAGCCGTCTCTTCGGCTTCAGATGTTCCCCGTTCCTCACGTGTTGTTATCGTCAGGTGATTTAGAGATGAACGTGATATGAGGAAGGCGGAGTTTCGGCTATTCTCCTTCGGCTGGTCCCGACCGCTGAAACGAGCGCTTTGACGACAGGTTCGAGTTCAGCTTGCGTTGGTGGCACAAATAAACAGGATTCACAATAAAACACCGCCGCTGTCGAGATATGGAGAGGGCGTGCTGGAGGTGTGAGTGAGCAGAAGGGCGGTCATGTGCAGCGGACCGATCACATGCTTCCCACATCGACGCTCTCCACTCAGGTCACTCCTGCGCGTCGAACCCCACGGCCAGCGACCAATCAGCACGTTCGACCTCACACAACGCACCACGTGCCAAAGAGCTGCCACACCCTCTCCTTTGTGGACGAGGCAATTGTTGCTTTGACTTGCTTCAGCTTCCCTGCCCAATAAAGACGAGCGTGACATGCACCGCAGCCTCATGTGTGATGGAAGTCCACTATCACTATGGCCGCGACGCCTCGAGCTCTATGGCTGACTACCATAGGTACACAAAGTGGCTAGGCACCGGTCGAGGCTCGTGAGATCTTGCGGCCTGGAGGAGCCTTGTCTTTGCCCAGGCAATTAGCAAGCTGAAGCTCAAGCTGAGTATTGACAATGTGAATGCAGCAAATGGCGATGTTTCTTCATGCACTATGAAGTCTTACCAAAGCTCACCTAGGCGGCCTCGCTTCCGCCTGGAGTGACCGGTGAGGTGAGGTTATGCATCGTGCGGAGCTCATGATATTCTCTTCGGTCATATCTCTCCTTCTATTCAGCAGCACATCGCCAGGATGGCTGCCACCATGGGAGGACGACCGCCATCCACCGACAACAGCAAACGCAAGGCCGCCATGGACGTTGCTACAAGCCTCGGAGCGCAAGGTCCTAGGAAGCGATCGAAACCAACCCGCAAGAAAAAAGGCGACCAGATGAAGAAAGCCAGTGATATCTTCCGCTTCGTGGATTTACCAGGCGAGCTTCGTGACAATGTCTACGAGAAGGTCTTCGAGGGTCGCCCAACCAGACTACACCGCAACAGCGCCAACAAACCCCTAGCTATAGAATCAGGGCTCGCACGTACCTGCAAACAGATCCGCTCAGAGATGCTAGATTTGGCTCTATTGCAGGCTCCAATCATCCAAACAAGTGTTACCTCATTGCCTTCTTCAATCGACTCTCCGAAGCCCAGCTCGCCAAGCTACAGCCATCAAAAGAAAAGACGCCAGCAAAGCGAGTTGTCAGAATCGAGCTCATGTTCGCCATCCCAGCTGCCGGCATCGAAACTCCAGCGTTCGGCTTCCCGAGAGAGGTCAGGCATTTGCCGGCGTTCGAGTAGCTCGCTCGCTGGCTCAATCGTGCTGGAAATTCAGACAAGAAAGGAACACAGATCGACTTCCAATACAAACCTTGCAGCAACTGCTTCCCGCTCTGGTGGCCGATATCGAGGGACGTCAATCCAGCGACTTCGACTGGAAGGCGATTTCGCGAGGCGAGGAAGATTTTCAAGGCCATTCTCAAGGCTACTTCCGAAGACTGCACCAAAGTCCCAGAGTGGCGTGTCGGTGGGCTGAAGGAGGATGTGGAAGGCGAAGATGAAGAGTGTGGTGATAGCTGACTTAGCTGTATGAGGCTGCTAGATCACTCGTTGAACGACTCCAGGAAATGCGCATTGGGAGAATAGTGCTGACAGTCTATACTGAAGCGCGATCGCCCTCAAAGTCTCCATCAACCGTGACGTCGAAGAGCGCGAGTCACAGCGGCTTGCTACTATGCTGTGGCGCGAGTGGAATGAAGCGATAACGACAGCAATTGGAACTGCTTGGTCCCGTTCATAGTACGACTGCCTCAGAGCCCTCTATGTTCCGCCACAGGCGACTCAATCACCATACGTCCCTTGGAGTGCTACTTCTCCTATACCGACTCCGCCACTCCCTCAATCCTGCCCTCCGCCATCGCCTCCACCTGCCTTAATCTCTCTTTCACCCTATCGAGCTTTTGCTCGAGCATCGCAGCCTCCTTCTTGCCCTCATAACACCTCTCCTCCATCTTCTCGATCGCATCCTTTTTGCCTGCATCTCCATTCGTGACCTCCACGTCCTGCACCTCGTGATGGACCGGCATTCCTGGCTTCGTGTACGTTCCCCACTCGAGTATCGCGAATAGGGCGCCGTGAATAATTGCGATCAAGAGGCCCGCGAGTAGCATTGGTGTGTGAGGAAGTGCTGCGAGTCTCGGAGATGAGGTGGATGGTGGTTGGATGTTTTGAGCTGGCGAAGGCTAGGCGCGTTTGAATAGTTTTTTCAAGGCCTGGTGCGTTTGCTAGTTTGTTTACTTTGCAGTTGGCACAGCGGTGAATGTGAGACAGTGACTTTGCGCAAGACAGCCACTGGAGTCACATGCAAGCGGCGCTTCCCGCTTTCAAATACGACTTCCTTCCCTCGACGTCACCTTTCGCCAGAGATCGTCTCTGACCTTTGTAATCTACCGATTGAGGAACCCATGATCGCCACGCGCTCCGGACCCTCTACAGCTAAAGCCGTGCTGAGGTATTGTCATGCAAGGTGGATTCTTTCGGGCCTATTCGGGTTGATGAAGGCTCGTCGTGCTCGATCTCTGCGAAAGCGCCCTTGCTAATTCGCGCGACTTGTTCGTGGCTGACATGTGAAGAGGTGAATGTCACTCACGTTTACGAGCTGCAAGCGGTGGCTGGGAAGTCAACCACATCTCTGGCGATCATGCCACCTGCAACACAGAATATTAAAATTTCCATTTCCGGTCTCGCTCTTCTTCCTACTTACGTCCTACATGTCGCGGCACCACCCCGACACCAAAACGACCATCTCTCGCTCCCGGCACCATCAACGAGTGACTTACCACGTCTCCTAGCTCGAGGCCTGAGTGTCGGGCGGGCAGGGTTTGTGATCACAGGTCATACCGAGAAGTGTACACAAATGGCGGTCGCACAACCAAGGGATCCAAGGGGTGGGCCGTTGTCCTTCTGCCGATGGCCTTGTGCGAGCAGCCTCGTTGCATGACCCGGAGCGACCGGCCCGGGGCATTCGAGGTACTACTGGCGGGTTTGGCACGTGTCGACGAGGCAGTCAGCCATCGACATCACCCCCCCCCCCACCCGTCCCCCCCCCGATGTCATAGGCCGCAAGGTCTTCCTGCGCGAGGTTAGATAGGAGGAGAGGACACCAGCGAATGCCGTCCTACGGGCTTCCTGAAAAGGGAAAACAAAGGGACGGGTCGTTTGCCTCTCCTCCGGCAGCTCAGCGTTCCTCgccgtgtagcctcgtttgCCCCGAGATCATACACCTTTCGAGAGCAGGAACGTGGTAACCTGTCATCCCTAATGTGTGTGATGCGTGCCGGCCACTCGGACTGGCGGATGCTGAAATTTATACCGCAGGTCATCGTCCTTCGGCTGCGTGCTGGATGGCGGAGACCAGTATTCCGGACTGCTAGAGATTCGATGTTCCTGTTGTGTTGCATCCTGCATGAGTAACGTGTGGGAAACCCGCATCGATGGAGAGATTTTCTTCTCTGTTATTCCACCCACACGATCCACACGCCTTCGCTTCTTCGAGACTGATAGTCCTCGAGTATCATCGTCATCAAAGTCGAGGTCTGCTCCCGAACATGTCGCCCAGCTCGAAATGTCCTGCTGAACACGCAACTGCTCCTTACGCTCATGCACCAATTTAATCATCATACGCCTGCCGCCAGCACTGAACGATTTCTCTCACGCTTGATTTTCATGACTGATCTGCCAGGGGATCGGGGTTCTAGGCAAGAACAATACAAGAGTGGGAGTGCTCGCAGCAGCAGGAACAGACGGAGCTTCCCTCTCCTAGTCCGTACACAGACCACGAAGAAAGATCACCAGGTTGTGTAGAGAGGCGAACGAGCATCTGGGCAGTCAGCACGATTTGCTAATCGAAGAGACGGTCGGGTCCGTAGGTTGGCAGTGAAGTGAATCTTGAAGGAAGGCAAATGAATTGTGTCCAGCCGGTCATGCGGCTTTCGCCCAACGCTACCTACCTTCACATACCCGTGTAACGTAGCAGATCTGTAGCCGAATACCACGAATCTCAGGACAGATGCATGCGTTGCTGTTGTTCAAATCATTCACGTTGGCATGACGTGAGAAATCGGAGAAGATGCGGGACGAGCCGGGCGTCTCTCCAGCCTTCGAGAGCTCGACGTTTCGAGCTGCAGCAGCTCTTCCAATACTGTCTACACAGCCAGTTGCACTCTCCTCTCTACCCATTGGACGTCAACACCATGCCCATGATACGTGTCAATGCTCTGCGGAGCCTCAGATTCACCGGCGCACGAGCAACAGCACGAGCCTCGGCTGGGCGGACACAGGTCGTTGCGAAGCGCTTCTCGAGCAGCGGCGGCAGCCATGGAGGACATGGTGAGCCCAGCTCGGATCTGCCTTGGTAAGTGACGATGACAACATAGCCGGCGGAGATGGACGATGCGCTGGCTCGTCTCGATCAATGGCATTGACATGCTCCAAGGCTCCTCTCGGCACTCGCCATAACGCCCCCATCCGTCTGGTACCTCTGGCCCGACAAGTCGCACGCTGAGCACGGCGATCACGGTCACCACGAAGAGCACGAAGAGCACGGCGAAGAGGAGGAGAAGCCAAGCGAAGAGGATCAGTCATCCGAGGATGAGGCAGAGCAAGTAGACTCCGCACCAGCCGAGCAGGCCGATAAGCCAGAGAAGACCGAGGAAAAGGCAGGGCAGTCTTCTGAGAAGCCCGAAGAGAAATCTGAGGGTGGTGAGGAGAAGTCTGAGGGTGGAGATGACAAGCAGGAGGGTAGCGAGGACTCCGGCAAGTCCAGCGAGGGCGACTCGCAAGAGAAGCCCAAAAGTGGTGAGGTAGAGGGCGTGAACTTCAAGGGCAAGATGAAGCCAGACAGCGATGGCCACAAGGACACTCGCAAGACCGAGCCAAACCCAGAATCTCGAGGCACTCAGAAGAGGCGCATTGACTCTGGTCTTGGAAAGAATCTGGGCGAGGGTGATTCATCATCTGTGAGTTGGCCCATGGTCTGAACAGAGGGCATCCTCTATAAAGCTTGCACCTACTTACCACAGTCTAGGACCAGTCGACCGCTAAGCCAGAAAGCTCAGACGTCGGTGACATCACCAACAAGCAGAAGGGCTTCTCGACCATTGATACTAGACACTCTATCCAAATCGACCAGAGGGATGACAAGTCAAAGAAGGGAACTGGCGAGCCAGAGACTGCCAAGGCCAAGGGAACTGTTGACCCCAATGCCCCAGTCCGTGGTGGTCCAGGTCAGAACTCGAAATAAGCAGTTTCTTGCACTGAGCAAAGAGGAGACCACAGCGCGAAATCCTTGGCTGCTGCGAGTAGAGGAGCAGATGGGTAATGAATCCTCTTGTAAATATGTATAACTACCTAGAACAAAAGCTCATTGTCCCAAGCTGTAATGCTCCACGCGCTACGCACGTGATGTCTCCACAACTAGCAGGGATGGTACGCCGTCGCCCTCTTGAACCTTGCTTCTTGAACAACGGAGCAACGATCTTTCAATTCCAACAACGTCACTCAGAAACAGTGAACGTGTAGCAAGCTGAGACAACACATCTGGTTCATACATAGTTGTCGCAATCAGCTCAACCGCCACCAGAAACCATATTCGCCAAGGGCTTCCCAACGACCACCTGCATCAACTCCAAAACATCGCAACTACTACGTCACTGAGTACTGGACAGCAAACGACCACCAGAAGCACTGGTCGAGCGACATGGCGGAAGATGACAACCCGCTGATCAAGGCGTTGCCACCAGCCTCTGACTACTACACATACCTCACGATCATCGAGTACAACCTAACGCCCGAGAATCTGCCTGTGCTGCATAAAGTACTCCAAGATGAACAACTCACCACTAACATTGGCTGGGATCTAGTCCATCTGCTCGTTCCCCTCTTACCTGAGTCGGAGGAATGTCTGAAAGACATAGCACGACTCGGCAACCCACGAGAAGTCATCTTGAAGGTGACAGAGAGTTTGCGCCTCATCGAATATGATGGAATTGAGGAAGATGAACCTCAATCTGACGAGGGAGAGGACGGCAGTGCGGACGAGATCAGATCAAAGGCCGACAATACGACATATCCACTCAAGACTGCTGCGACAACAGCAGGCGGCAGCCCTGCTGCGATGGTAGAAGTGCCACCTCCACTTCCTCTACCGGTGAACCAATTCGTTGCACTGCTTTCAATGCTGGCAGTGCTTCATCCTCGGATCAAGACGAAGTACCCAACGAGATTCCTGAGCGCGACCTTACAAGCTATCTTGGCCAGCTTCTCGAATGCGCCAGCTGGGAAGCACAGAGAGGAGATGGTGGTGGCAATCGTCAAGACCGTCAAGTCTGTCACTGGTATTCAACGACCTACTTTACCTAGCAGGAAGAGTAGTGGTATGCTGCCTTCTAGTGTAGCAAGAGGCAGTGCGCCAGCGGCAGACCCAGAAGGATCGGCAGTCTCAGACAAGAGCCTCGAAGAGAGCGAAATGCAGACAAAGCTGCTGCAAGCATTTGTCACCCACGTTCTCGAAGAGTACATGCTCAACTTCTCTTCATACGACGGCGTACCAGGTATGGCGTGGTGCAGTCGGATTATGGAGAAGGTCCACCCTGAGCGCAGCATACCCGATGCCGCCACTTTCAAGGATCGCTTCGCCAACGAGGAGAGACTACATCGGCGGATAGATGCAGTCGGACAGCTCGCAAACCTGGCTCAGGATCTTCATATTACGGATGAGCAGTTGCTCGAGGCCGCTATCACAGTCGAGAAATCTGCAGAAGGAGATGCTGGTGATGAGATTGAGCCGCCTGCGAATGCAAAGGATATACCACTATCACGACTCGGGTCGCTCATGCTGTATGCTGCTCGCGAAGTGTCCACAATCTTGTACGACCGACCACGTGCATCAAGTCCGGCATTCGAGCTCTTCCCAGATCATCAAGAACTTCTCAAGCATTGTCTAGCACCAGCAGACATGGGTACAGGGCAGCTAGGTACAGAGCCAGAAGCACTCATCGATGCAATGCTCTCGCTCGGTCTCGTCTGTCTGGAACGAGACGATGTCGGCGATCCAGGCACCGACGAGCAGTTCAACGAGTATCTGCAAGTCATCGCTCTGCTCTCATCGAACTGCCCGAATCCAAACCTACGAGGCCATGCTCACTACCTCACCACAACAGTCCTCCGCTCGCAACCAGACGAGCAAGTCCGTCTATCCTTCATCCGCGACACACTCGAGCACTGTCCATTCGAGAACCTCAAAGTCTCCGCAGTCGGCTGGATCAAAGGCGAGACAATCGAAGCAAGCCCACCAACCCCCATCGCAGGCCACTCACATCCCCACGAAAACGAAAACTCGAACGTAACAACAACCTCCATCTTCGCCAAACCCCTCGCCCTCGACAGCCTAGCACCCTACCTCTTCCCCTCCCTCCACGCAGATCTCCTCACAGCCCCCATCCGCGACGCCTGGATGACGTTCCAAACCAACATCTCCTTCTACCTCGCATCTCTGAACTTCCTCTATCTCCTGCTCCAGGCGAAGCATATCCACGGCAGTCTGGACGTTCAGGATCTTTGGACGAACAACGATGTTGCGGGGAGTTTCTTGCAGCCGCTTAGGGATGCCAAGAAGAGGTTTTTGCAGGAGATGGAAAGTGGGTGTGCGTTGAGGGATGAGAAGAGTCCTGAGGCTGTGGCGGAGTTGGGGCTGTTGGAGGAGACGGTTGAGAGGGTTACGAGGGCGGTGGTGGGTTTGAATCAGGGTTGAAAGGTATCTCCATGGGTCTTGGAAGTAGATTTGTAACAGTCAGTCAGCAACTATCACAAGCCACATGGCCTCAAGTCTCTCGTTCCATGAAATAATGGCCACCAATGCCATCCCCACCAAGACTTTCTAAATTGTTTAAAGTATGACACAAAGGAAGAAacatttctttagctctCTGACACCAGGACACTGTGAGTCTCGATTCGATGCAACTTTCTATATACAAATTCCGCTATGCAATGCTTATGCAATGGGGTATCTCATTGGTAGCCTCTAGGCCGCCGTAACGTCGTGAAATATTCTGGTTCTGCACGCTCAGCTCAATACGTGAACGCTTCTTCAATAAAGTCCAGCGACACTTCGTCCATGACGGATCTGCACGCCGCTCGAACACTGTCTGCAAAGGAGCCCGGTCCACAGACCGTCACGCCAACGGACCCTATCCGCTCTGGGATCTCCTTGTCCATGATGGTTTGTGGGGTACAGCGTCCTGGGAACATCTGCACACTGCCTGTACCGGAAACGACTTCGAGGCGGTGGCGAGGTTTAGATACGAAGAGCTGTATGCGCAGAATGTCCCTGCGGCCCTCCATTCGGAGGATGACGTCCATCCATTCGCGGATCCATTCGAGGGAGTCGGTGTTGGGTACAGACCAGACCAGGAGGATCTTGCGTGTGGCACACGTCCCCTCTTGGTACTGCTGGAGGAGATGGTGGACGTAGCCGACGCAGTGCGTGATGCCGACTCCGCCAGCGAAAAGAATGACGGTGCCGtaagacgacaacgagtGATGCCCGCCGTAGGGACCTTCGATGAGGCCCCAGGTAGTGTATGACTTGTTCTGTTGCTTCATGATCTTGTCCAGCATCTTTCGTGTCATGCCAGTCCTCGCTCGGACGATCAGGGAGAGATGCGTGACGTCCGAACTTCGAGGGAgagtggtggtggtggtggctTCCGCTTTGGCTTCCGCAGCGTTCACCGTGGTCTGAGGGATCCCGCTTCTGCGGTAGTAGTTGGACTCGCGAGCAAAAGGCCTTGTGCTTATACCATTAGCAAGTATCGCTTCCGCAGGGGCCAACTTCTCCATCTCGATGTCCATTGGCGCCGCCCTCGATCTGTTCTCTGCCCATGCTACCGAGAATGGATGACTTGACCAGAGTGCCAGTGCCGGGATGTAAGCGTGAACGTGGCAGCCGGGTGTCCATTTCCAGGGTCGCGACAGCTCGAATGTGACTCGACACGCCTCTGCTGAAGAGTACTCGACTGTGACTTTGGTGAGTCCGCGTTTCCGGCTCCAATTCTGGTACAGTATCCTCCATATTCTCCAAGCGATCTCGGCGACCCAAAGGGCAAGACAAAGCTGTACCCACGGAAGAATTTCGTAGAGCTTCGCAGCGGACAGATGAATGTAGACTCCGACAATGCCCATCAGGGCCATTATTCTGTGGCTGTTGAGAAAGGTCTCGTAAAATGCATGTCGCATAGCTCCCACGCTCGAGAAGAACATGAAGGTGAAGAGGCATGTAGCGACCATTCCCCAAGCGTAACTTCTCGAAGTTTGGAGCAACAAAAGAAGCTGCTGTGAACCCTTGTTCTGGTCATCTGCGGTATCCCAGGAGTTGATTCCCCACATGACAGAGTGGATGATACTCTCTATCACCATCACTCGTGCGCACCATCGGTGCAGAAGGTTGAACGTATCGTAAGAAACTCCGAGTATTGGTATTAGTGGGTTGTTTCGCAGTGCGAACAAAACTGTCGGTATCAGATTGAGCATGGCCAGCACGCCCGTTCGGCCACGCATTTCCGCCACGGCCGGT from Fulvia fulva chromosome 2, complete sequence harbors:
- a CDS encoding Eukaryotic translation initiation factor 6, whose translation is MAVRASFENSNEVGVFSTLTNSYALVAVGASENFYSIFEAELQDVIPITHTTIAGTRIVGRLTAGNKHGLLVPTSTTDQELQHLRNSIPDTVKIQRIEERLSALGNVICANDHVALVHPDLERESEEIIADVLGVEVFRQTIADNVLTGSYMALSNQGGIVHPKTSIQDQDELSSLLQVPLVAGSVNRGSPVVGAGMVVNDWMAVTGLDTTATELSVVESVFKLGEGMAPGAINTTNKETMVESFY
- a CDS encoding Ferric/cupric reductase transmembrane component B, whose product is MHSLLHSHLHHVRGTGQSIAAHVGGQLVSRDPSPDAIAAPHHDHVADTGKLFNMSDPAAEYSHGLTGVNQGMNFLFTHVLIASFCGLLLATLLYRWWHMLHSHFRHILSLGRDADQRYWMYNHSKIWPWLKKHLLFAPLFRNRHNREFHISEAVTVGTLPSRFHSVLIVLYLASNSAYTLAIDWNNPLAPAVAEMRGRTGVLAMLNLIPTVLFALRNNPLIPILGVSYDTFNLLHRWCARVMVIESIIHSVMWGINSWDTADDQNKGSQQLLLLLQTSRSYAWGMVATCLFTFMFFSSVGAMRHAFYETFLNSHRIMALMGIVGVYIHLSAAKLYEILPWVQLCLALWVAEIAWRIWRILYQNWSRKRGLTKVTVEYSSAEACRVTFELSRPWKWTPGCHVHAYIPALALWSSHPFSVAWAENRSRAAPMDIEMEKLAPAEAILANGISTRPFARESNYYRRSGIPQTTVNAAEAKAEATTTTTLPRSSDVTHLSLIVRARTGMTRKMLDKIMKQQNKSYTTWGLIEGPYGGHHSLSSYGTVILFAGGVGITHCVGYVHHLLQQYQEGTCATRKILLVWSVPNTDSLEWIREWMDVILRMEGRRDILRIQLFVSKPRHRLEVVSGTGSVQMFPGRCTPQTIMDKEIPERIGSVGVTVCGPGSFADSVRAACRSVMDEVSLDFIEEAFTY